The following proteins come from a genomic window of Microtus ochrogaster isolate Prairie Vole_2 chromosome 7, MicOch1.0, whole genome shotgun sequence:
- the Mrpl28 gene encoding 39S ribosomal protein L28, mitochondrial, giving the protein MPLHKYPVYLWQKLRLRQGIYARLPAHFLRSLEEERTPTPVHYRPHGVKFKINPKNGQRERVEDVPISVHYPPESQQGLWGGEGLILGYRYANNDKLSAKVKKVWKPQLFTRELYSEILDKKFTVTVTMRTLDLIDEAYGFDFYILKTPKEDLCSKFGMDLKRGMLLRLARQDPQLHPDDPERRLAIYEKYKSFVIPEAEAEWVGLTLEEAVEKQRLLEEKDPVPLFKVYVEELVQRLQEQVLSRPAVVQKRAGDRA; this is encoded by the exons ATGCCTCTGCACAAGTATCCTGTGTACCTGTGGCAGAAGCTGCGGCTGCGGCAGGGCATCTATGCGCGCTTGCCCGCCCATTTCTTGCGCTCGCTGGAAGAAGAACGAACACCCACCCCGGTACACTACAGACCTCACGGAgtcaagttcaagatcaacccGAAGAACGGGCAGCGCGAGCGAGTTGAGGACGTACCCATTTCAGTTCACTACCCTCCAGAGTCCCAGCAGGGGCTATGGGGTGGAGAGGGCCTGATTTTGGGCTACAGATATGCCAACAACGACAAG CTCTCGGCGAAGGTGAAGAAGGTGTGGAAGCCTCAGCTGTTCACTCGGGAGCTTTACAGTGAAATCCTGGACAAGAAGTTCACCGTGACTGTGACCATGAGGACCCTGGATCTCATTGATGAGGCCTACGGGTTCGACTTCTATATTCTCAAG ACCCCAAAGGAAGACCTGTGTTCCAAGTTTGGCATGGACCTGAAGCGAGGGATGCTGCTGAGGCTTGCTCGCCAGGACCCCCAGTTACACCCTGACGACCCCGAACGGAGACTAGCCATCTATGAGAAGTACAAG AGTTTTGTCATcccggaggcagaggctgagtgGGTTGGCCTGACGCTGGAGGAGGCTGTGGAGAAGCAGAGGCTCCTGGAGGAAAAG GACCCTGTACCCCTGTTCAAGGTCTACGTAGAGGAGCTGGTCCAGCGGCTTCAGGAACAGGTTCTGTCCAGGCCAGCAGTGGTGCAGAAGAGAGCTGGTGACCGCGCCTGA